The stretch of DNA CGAGTAGAAAACGAAATTGATGAAGGAGGATGTTAAACGAAATATTTTGATAATTATTTAATACTGTTTGGGCTATCTACTTAATAGAATTTACTTCGTTATTTAAGCGCGATCATTCATAAGTTAGTAGAATGTTAAGTAGTAGCCCTTTTTTTAGTTCAAAGCCTTTCTGAAATATGTTATGGCCAATAAACCCATTGATAAACCAATGATTATCCAACTGATTATTCCAAAAGAATTTTCATAAAAACCACATCCAGCCTCACAGAGATTAGCAAAGATTCCAACTAAGGAAATCATGAAATAATCTACAAAAAGCACTACCGAAACAACTAATAAAAACACGATTAACTTTTTCATTTCTCCTCCTATTTTATAAAGTGTTGTTCTTCACAACCTTCAATTAATTATATGGTAAAAATACAACCTTCAAACCCTATCAAACAATAGTATTCGTGTGAGACTAGTGGTTGTAAGGTGTGATAAACCCTATATGAAAATGTGGAAAATCTCACATAAAACAGCAATAATATTTTGGTAATAAGGTGTGAAATGTAGTAGATTTGTACTTATAATATTGTTAATCAAAACACAAACAGTATTTATAATGTGAAATACATCACATTGTGATAAAGACGCTATAAATGGGAAATGCAAATTGTAAGAAGTGTGATAAAATCTCTTGTGCAGCACTAAACTTAAGTACAACTCAGTTGGAATTGCAAAATTCTACCTGCAATGAGTCTACTATAAAAGCGGGTGATGTGATTCTATCGGAAGGCTCACTAACCTCTCATATTATTTATCTACGATCAGGATTAGTTAAAGAATTTCAACGTGTTGAGAATTCGAAACATGAATATATCATGAACTTGATTAAAGAAAAAGCTTATTTGGGTTTACACTCTTTATTTGGAGATAAGTATAATCACTATTCATATACCGCCCTTACCGATGTAAGTGTGTGTTATATAGATAGAAACATATTTAAAACCCTCTTGCTTGAAAACGGGCAGTTTGGGTATAAAATATTAGAGGCTGTGAGTAGAGATAGTTTAAATACCTATCACCGCTTTGTAACTCAGCACCAGAAGAAAATATTTGGAAAGTTAGCCGATGCTTTGCTCTATTTCTCAAAGAATATTTATAACAGTGAGAGTTTTTATTTGCATTTAAACAGAAATGAAATTTCCTATCTAATAGGGACTAGTAGGGAGAGCGTATCCAAACAACTTAGACAATTTGAGGAAGAGGGGCTAATCACCATGAAGGGACGAATTGTAAACATATTAAAACCACTTGAGCTCGAGCGCATCAGCAAATTTGGATAAAGGAAGGGATTAATTATGGCTAAACCAGTGTATACTAAAGAATGTTTAGAAGCATTCTGTGGAAATCTTTCAACTTGTGAACTCACTGTTGAGGATATTGAATTATTAAATCAGCATAGGGTTGAGGTAAAATATAATAAAGGGGAAAATGTTTGTAAACAAGGTTCTTTTGCTAATCATTTGATTTATATCAAAGAAGGTTTGTCAAAATCCTATTTAGAAGAGGATAACAAGGTTCAGATCATATGTATTAATCCGGCAGACTGTCTTCTCGGAATTCAATCAATGACCACTTCTAGTATTTTTCATTATTCTGTAGCAGCATTAGAAGATGTTTATGCTTGTTTGTTCGATATGGATGTAGTCAGAACCATTGCAAAGAGAA from Lentimicrobium sp. L6 encodes:
- a CDS encoding Crp/Fnr family transcriptional regulator, with protein sequence MGNANCKKCDKISCAALNLSTTQLELQNSTCNESTIKAGDVILSEGSLTSHIIYLRSGLVKEFQRVENSKHEYIMNLIKEKAYLGLHSLFGDKYNHYSYTALTDVSVCYIDRNIFKTLLLENGQFGYKILEAVSRDSLNTYHRFVTQHQKKIFGKLADALLYFSKNIYNSESFYLHLNRNEISYLIGTSRESVSKQLRQFEEEGLITMKGRIVNILKPLELERISKFG
- a CDS encoding Crp/Fnr family transcriptional regulator, translated to MAKPVYTKECLEAFCGNLSTCELTVEDIELLNQHRVEVKYNKGENVCKQGSFANHLIYIKEGLSKSYLEEDNKVQIICINPADCLLGIQSMTTSSIFHYSVAALEDVYACLFDMDVVRTIAKRNPGFGYALLSQANEAQILTYDRFYSLTMKQLHGRMADIILCLTNRVYKADQFIVNLSRKDLAELTAMSNESATRILKDFKDDKIIDLDGKAITILDKKKLVQVSRFG